GACATCAGCTCCGCCGCCAAGAGCCTGATCGGCAAGGTGGACGCGATCTACACCAACACCGACAACAACGTGGTGTCGGCCTACGAGGCGCTGGTCAAGGTGGGCAACGACGCCAAGATCCCGTTGATCGCCTCCGACACCGACAGCGTCAAGCGTGGCGCCATTGCGGCCCTGGGCATCAACTACTACGACCTGGGCCGCCAGACCGGCAAGGTGGTGGTGCGCATCCTCAAGGGCGAGCAGCCCGGCGCGATCGCCTCCGAAACCAGCGACAAGCTCGAACTGTTCGTCAACACCACGGCGGCCGAGAAGCAGGGCGTCAAGCTGCCGGCCGATTTCCTGAAGTCGGCCAAGACCATCATCAAGTAGGCTGCGGCCGTCTCGCGCGGCGGGCGTCCGGCCCGGCTGCGCGGCCCGATCCTCCGGCGACCAAGCGACATGACCTTCTATTCCTTCCTCGGCTCGCTGGAAATCGGCCTGATCTTCAGCCTCGTTGCGCTCGGGGTGCTGATTTCCTTTCGCATCCTCAATTTCCCCGACCTGACCGTTGACGGCAGCTTCCCGCTGGGCGGCGCCGTGGCGGCTACCATGATCGCCGCCGGCGCCAACCCGTTCCTCGCCACCGCCGTGGCGGTGCTGGCGGGCGCGCTGGCCGGGCTGCTGACCGGCTGGTTCAACGTGCGCCTCAAGATCATGGACCTGCTGGCCGGCATCCTGCTGATGACGGCGCTGTACTCGATCAACCTGCGCATCATGGGCAAGCCCAATGTGCCGCTGATCACCGAGCCGACCGTCTTCACGCTGCTGCTGCCCGAGCTGCTGCCCGACTATGTCGAGCGCCCGCTGGTGCTGCTGGTCGTGGTGATCGCGGCCAAGCTGCTGCTCGACTGGTTCTTTTCCTCCCAGATCGGGCTGGCGCTGCGCGCCACCGGCGCCAACCCGCGCATGGCCCGGGCCCAGGGCGTGCCGACCGGCCTGGCCACGATGGCGGGGCTGGCGCTGTCCAACGCCCTGGTGGCGCTGGGCGGCGCGCTGTTCGCGCAAAGCCAGGGCGGGGCCGATATTTCCATGGGCATCGGCACCATCGTGATCGGGCTGGCGGCCGTGATCATCGGCGAGAGCATCCTGCCCGCGCGCCGGCTGGTCTGGGTCACACTGGCGGTGATCCTGGGCGCCATCCTGTACCGCTTCTTCATCGCGCTGGCCCTCAACAGCGACCTGATCGGCCTCAAGTCGCAGGACCTGAACCTGGTGGCGGCCCTGCTGGTGACCTTCGCGCTGGTGCTGCCGATGCTCCGGCGCAAGTGGCGCTCCGGGCGCGGGGCGGGGGGCTGACATGCTGCACGCCAAGGACCTTCGCGTCACCTTCAACCCGGGCACGCCGATCGAGAACAAGGCGCTGCGCGGCCTGAGCCTGGACATCCCGGCCGGCCAGTTCGTCACCGTGATCGGCTCCAACGGCGCTGGCAAATCCACGTTCCTGAATGCGATCTCGGGCGACCTGCTGATGGACGAGGGCCGCATCGAGATCGACGGCGTGGACGTCAGCCGCCGCCAGGCCTGGCAGCGCGCCGACCTGGTGGCCCGGGTCTTCCAGGACCCGATGGCCGGCACCTGCGAGGCGCTCACGATCGAGGAGAACATGGCGCTGGCCATGTCGCGCGGCGAACGCCGGGGCTTCGGCTTCGCGCTGAACCGCCGCCTGCGCGAGCTGTTCCGTGAGCGGCTCTCGATCCTCAACCTCGGCCTCGAACACCGGCTGACCGACCGCATCGGCCTGCTGTCGGGCGGGCAGCGGCAGGCCGTGAGCCTGCTGATGGCCTCGCTCAAGCCCTCGCGCATCCTGCTGCTGGACGAGCACACGGCCGCTCTCGACCCGAAGACCGCGGCGTTCGTGCTGGAGCTGACCGACCGGATCGTGCGCGAGAGCCGGCTCACGGCCATGATGGTGACGCACAGCATGCGCCAGGCGCTGGACCACGGCGACCGCACCGTGATGCTGCACCAGGGCCAGGTGGTGCTCGACGTGGCGGGCAGCGAGCGCGCCGGGCTCGACGTGCCCGACCTGCTGCGCCTGTTCGAGCGCACGCGCGGGGAGAAGGTCTCCGACGACGCGCTGCTGCTGGGCTAGGCGCCTGTGAACAGTCCCTGACTCCCGCAGGCCCGCGCCTCGCGCGGCGCCATCCCGTAGCGCCGCCGGAACATGTGGCTGAAGCCTGAAGCGTCCAGAAAGCCGCAGCGCAGGGCGATGCCCGCCAGGCTGAGCCGGGCGTTCGCCGGCGAGGCCAGCAGCCGGGCGGCGGCTTCCAGTCGCGCTTCCCAGATGCGCTGCGTGATGCCCTCGCCCTTGCCCTCATCGCCATGCAGGCGGAAGGCCCGGTACAGCGTGGCGCGCGAGCAGCCCAGGGCCTGGGCCAGCGCGTCGGGCGTCAGCGCGGGGTCGGCACAGCGCGCTTCGATCAACTGGCAGGCGGCGTGGTACAACCCGGTGTGCTGCGGCGCGGCCCGGTGGGCCTCGCTCGCTGAACGCAGCGCCAGCAGCGCGACGTCCGTGCAGGCGGAGATCAGGACGATGCGTTCCTCGGGCGCCATGCGCCGCGCGTTGGCGGCGATCGCCCGCATCTGCGCGCGCAGCGCGGCACCCACGCCGCTGGCCAGCAGCCCTTGCGCCGGCACCTGCCGTGGCACCTGGCCCAGCGCCTCGATCACCCGTTCGCGCGGCAGAAACAGCGACAGCGTGCTGTGGCGCGGCATGTGGAAGCGGATCGGTTCGGCCGAATCGACGAAATAGCCCATGCCCGCGCGCAGCCGCTGCACCTGGCCCTGGTGCTCCACCACGCAGCCGCTGCCCTGGGTGATGAGGTTGATGCTCAGGTAGTCCACTCCGTCGCGCGCCGCTTGCGCGGGGGTGCGCTCGGCGATCAGGCCGTCGGAGATGTTCTCCATCAGGTGCGTGTCAAGTCCCAGGATGCGCTGAATGTGGAGATCGAAGGGGCGTTCCCGCCCTTCGTCCGGGCGCTGCAGCGTCATGCGTCCGAGGTGGGCGGCGCGCACGGCCTCGAAGCGCTCGCGGTGGGGAATGGGGCCGGTCGAGAAGGTATGGAGCTGGCCCGGCACGCCCGCGTGCGAACGGGTGTGCGGCAGCCGGTTGACCAGGGGGCCGAGCTGGCGGGTGGCAGTCATGGCGGTACGGAGCTCATGTACGGCTGTGTCGTGAAGGCCCGCCACATTGAGACGCCGCATCAAGAGCGTGGCGGTGGGGTTTTTTACGATATTTACGTATTTTGACGCCCCTATGCCCATCCTTCAATCCTTCTCCCAGTTCTGCCCGGCGCGGCCACGCGCGCCGGGGGGGTGCGCGGTTGCCTTGGCGGCCATCCTGGCGCTGTCGTCCTGTGGCGGCGGCTCGGGCGGCGTGTCGGGGCCGGGCGATGCGCCGGCACGGGTCGGCGTGGCCAGTCTGTTGTCGACGGTGGACGTGTTGGAGCTGCCGTTGTTGCAGGCCGGCGACCAGTGGTACGCCCATGTGCGCCTGAAGCTGGCGGACGACGGCAGCGTATCCCTGCTGGGTTATCAGGTCGTCGAGGCACGGCCGCTGGAGAACCACGCGACACTGAGCCCCGCGGCGGCGCTGGAGCAGTTGCCTACCGCCACCGGGCCTTTCCTGCTGACCGTGCCCCGGCTGCACATGGACGTGGAAGTATTCCAGGA
This Variovorax terrae DNA region includes the following protein-coding sequences:
- a CDS encoding ABC transporter permease, producing MTFYSFLGSLEIGLIFSLVALGVLISFRILNFPDLTVDGSFPLGGAVAATMIAAGANPFLATAVAVLAGALAGLLTGWFNVRLKIMDLLAGILLMTALYSINLRIMGKPNVPLITEPTVFTLLLPELLPDYVERPLVLLVVVIAAKLLLDWFFSSQIGLALRATGANPRMARAQGVPTGLATMAGLALSNALVALGGALFAQSQGGADISMGIGTIVIGLAAVIIGESILPARRLVWVTLAVILGAILYRFFIALALNSDLIGLKSQDLNLVAALLVTFALVLPMLRRKWRSGRGAGG
- a CDS encoding ABC transporter ATP-binding protein, which produces MLHAKDLRVTFNPGTPIENKALRGLSLDIPAGQFVTVIGSNGAGKSTFLNAISGDLLMDEGRIEIDGVDVSRRQAWQRADLVARVFQDPMAGTCEALTIEENMALAMSRGERRGFGFALNRRLRELFRERLSILNLGLEHRLTDRIGLLSGGQRQAVSLLMASLKPSRILLLDEHTAALDPKTAAFVLELTDRIVRESRLTAMMVTHSMRQALDHGDRTVMLHQGQVVLDVAGSERAGLDVPDLLRLFERTRGEKVSDDALLLG
- a CDS encoding helix-turn-helix domain-containing protein → MTATRQLGPLVNRLPHTRSHAGVPGQLHTFSTGPIPHRERFEAVRAAHLGRMTLQRPDEGRERPFDLHIQRILGLDTHLMENISDGLIAERTPAQAARDGVDYLSINLITQGSGCVVEHQGQVQRLRAGMGYFVDSAEPIRFHMPRHSTLSLFLPRERVIEALGQVPRQVPAQGLLASGVGAALRAQMRAIAANARRMAPEERIVLISACTDVALLALRSASEAHRAAPQHTGLYHAACQLIEARCADPALTPDALAQALGCSRATLYRAFRLHGDEGKGEGITQRIWEARLEAAARLLASPANARLSLAGIALRCGFLDASGFSHMFRRRYGMAPREARACGSQGLFTGA